CGCAAGATACCGGAACATTGATTTCTCCCGGCCCTTCTTTCCAAGGCCCTGCGGGGGTTGTTCCAGCAGCATAAACCGGGACGCCCAGATCATAAATGTAGCCGATATCCCGAATAGGACCATCAAGTACGAAGCCGGCAACACCGCGGGACTTTGCAAAGGTGGCCATTATCGCTCCCATAAGGGATTGTGAACGGTCTCCCTCGTTGGAAAGAACAACAATGTCCCCGGGCATGACCATGTTCAGGGCTTTATGAAGGAGCAAATTATCACCGGGCCGGGCCTTTACCGTCAGGGCAGTTCCTACCATGTTGCCCTCGGTCGGCCTCGTCATCAAACGAATTTCCGAACCCATTCCGCTCAACCGCCCCATACAATCGGAAATGTTGGAGGCAGGGATAAACCGGAAGGCTTCCACAAGCTCTTTGGGGGGCAAAATCCTCTTCAGATACACTCGAAAACCTACAGACATGGTGAAATGTCCTCCTTTGGAAAAAATCGGAAATCAGTTCCTTTTCATGACCCGGAAAAAAAGAGCAGAACTGCCGTCTCCCCGGGACACGCACAACCAGAAAAGCGAAAAGCCGATATCACCTGTAATTATGCTCATCCCAGATCACAAACACTTCCTCCAGAGATTCCGGTGGTATTCCGCCGAGCTTTTCGGCAACCCCGAGGTGCGTCGTGAGTTCAAGCCGCCTCCGTACCCCCTCGCTGACAGGTGATTCAAGGCCGATCTCCTTCATCAGGGCAATGGCTTCGCCAACTTCAAAGGAACGGCGTTCGGA
The window above is part of the Aminivibrio sp. genome. Proteins encoded here:
- a CDS encoding RraA family protein, producing MSVGFRVYLKRILPPKELVEAFRFIPASNISDCMGRLSGMGSEIRLMTRPTEGNMVGTALTVKARPGDNLLLHKALNMVMPGDIVVLSNEGDRSQSLMGAIMATFAKSRGVAGFVLDGPIRDIGYIYDLGVPVYAAGTTPAGPWKEGPGEINVPVSCGGNVINPGDIIVGDLDGVIVIPREDAPSLLESVRSFKENDEKKLEAAEKGTAKRDWVDKSLLEKGCEIIDDICR